AACGGGCCGATATAGGCGTTCACAATCCGCGTATGCTCGCCGATGATCGCCGGGCCACGGATCACACTGTTGATCACCTCAGCGCCTTTTTCGACCGTCACCTTGCCGGTGATCTGCGAATCTCGATCGACAAAGCCCTCGATCTTATGCTCGATCTCCTCCAGCACCAGCCGGTTGGCGTCGAGCATGTCCATCTTCTTGCCGGTATCGATCCACCAGCCGCGATGGATGTACGGGAAGACGCGGTAGTTGTGATCGACCAGATATTGGATCGCGTCGGTGATCTCTAGCTCGCCGCGCCACGAGGGCTTGATATGCTCGATCGCCTCCCAGATGTGGCTATCGAACATATAGATGCCGACCAGCGCCAGATCCGATTTTGGCTCCTTGGGCTTTTCGACCAGTTGGATGATCCGGCCCTCTTCGTCAAGCTCGGCCACGCCGAACTGCGAGGGATCGTTGACGTGCGTCAGCACGATCTGGCAGTTCCAATCGCTGCGGCCAAACTGCTCGATCAGCGACGAGATCCCGCCTTCAATGCAGTTGTCGCCCAAAAACATTACGAAGCGATCGTCGCCCAGGAACTCGCGGCTTTCTTTGACCGCGTGCGCCAGACCGGCGGGAGCGCTCTGGTGGATGTATGTGATATTCACGCCCCAGCGCCCGCCACGGCCCACCGCCTCTTTGACCTCTGCCGCCGTATCGCCGACGACGATGCCGATCTCGGTAATTCCGGCGTTGCGGATCGCCTCGATCACCCGAAAGAGCACCGGTTTATTGGCGACGGGGATCAGTTGTTTTGCTTTTGTATAGGTGAGCGGGTACAAGCGCGTGCCTTTACCGCCGCTCAGGACCAAACCTTTCATGCTGCCTCCTCAGGCGTGTGTTGCGCGGCCATTGTACAACTCCGCTGCCGAAACGACAAACCCTCATCGCGGACGACATAGCGCATGGCAAAGCGCCGAAGGGCATATGCCCCCCGGCGCTGAAAGATCCGTCAAGGTTGGAATTGGCTAGCGGTACGGACGGATCGCGCCTGCGAAGTGGCTCCGCCAGTAGCGGCTGTGGATGCTGACGTACTGCACGCCCATGCGCGGCGTGCTAGCCGAAACCATCATGCCGTTGCCGGTGTAGAGCGCCACATGCGTAATGCCAGGACCGGCGGTATTCGCGAAGAAGACCAGATCGCCCGGTGCCAGATCGCCGAAGCCGACGCGCTGGCCGTAGCGCGTGCTGAACTGCATGCTCGCTTTGTGGGGCAGATTCACGCCAAGCTGGCGGTACACGTAGCTCGTCAGGCCGGAGCAATCGAAGCCGCGCGGGCTGGCGCCGCCATAGACATAGCGCGCGCCGACGTAGCGCATCGCGATGCCGGCGGCGTCGCCGGAGGCAGCCACGCTCGGCGCTGCGGGAGCAGCCGGAGTCTGCGGCTGAACCTGTGGCTTCGGCAGCGCGGGCACATCCTTGGTGATCGGCACATTCTCGATGCTGCCCGCGGTGATCTCGACCAGATCCTTGGCGATCCAGCCGACCGTGCCGCGCGGCGAGCGGACCTTGAGCCAGTTGCCGTTGCGCGCCAGCACCTCGATCTGCGTGCCCTCGGCCATCTTGCCGAAGCTACCGAAGCGCGTGTTCGGGCCTTTGCGCAGGTTCACCCGGTTTTCGCCAACCCGCGCCAGGATCGCGCCGTTCGAGGATGCTTTGGCGGGCGCGACGCTCGCCTGACCGAGTTTGAAGAAATCGTCGGTGATCCAGCCGACCGTGCCCTTGGGCGTTGCGACGCGATACCAGCCGTCCTGCTGGCCGAGCACTTCGAGCTTGATCCCGGCAGGCAACTGGGTGACGACTTTATATCCAGTGCTGGGGCCGCTGCGCAGATTAACATTTGAGTCGGTGGTTGTGCCGACGCGGGCCTTGGCCGGAACAGCGCTAGCTTTGACCGTCATCAGCGAGTTTGCGGCGGCGCTGCTGACGTTCACCAGCTCGCCGTGTAGCCAGCCAGTCGTGCCGTTCTTGGTTTCGATCTTGTACCACTCGCCGTTACGACCCAGCAGGCGCACGGTCTGGCCTTCCGTCAGCTTGCCGATCCGATTATACTTAATGCCGGGGCCGCTGCGTAGATTGGCGACATCCACCGCGACAGGCGCGTAGCGGGTGTTGACGGGCGCTGCCAGAGCCGACGCGGTATCGGTAAAAACAAACTCGTCGGCGGTTGCCTCTGCGGCAACGGCAGCGTCGCCCTGGAACGCGCCTAAGCTGCTCTGGACCGCATATGCTGCGGCAACTGGCGTAATGGTCGATGAGGATTGCTGAGCCGCAGGAATCACGGTGCCTGCGAGTAACGCAGCCGGAATGGAAAGCGCAATAAAGCCGTGACGCAGGTAGCGATGCGGGATCGAGCGCAATGCTGTGCTACCGCCAGTCAGAAATTGCTTTAGAAGTGAGGAGGTCTCGCAATGAGAGGCTTCTTGTTGAACGCGCTGTTGTAGATCGCTCAAGTCGTGCGTTTGCGACGTGCGTCCGGGCAAGTCAGCAGGACTCGACATAGTTGCTTCTCTCCTTATTCGTTCAGCAACTTGGCTAAACGAAACGCTTATGCCTTTCAACGGCAAGGTTACTGGCTATCGGGCACAAGGCCGAGGTCACGTTGGGCCGAAGTGTATCACAACGCAAAAAATAATGCAACTCTCAGATTCGTCTCAGTTTCGTGTTATAAAACACCGTTACTTTTTTGAAAATCCTCCGTTCGTCCTGGTATCGCCTAGCCCCCATCGCATTCTGTCTAGTTGTTATTGTTAAGTTATTTATGTTTTCGTGAGTATAGATTTCGACTCCAACGTCGCCGCGCGCTCATACAAGCCCGATGCGCTTCACGTCGACTCGGTCGCTAGCCGCCAATCACGTATGGCCTCCAGTGCCGCGCGCTGCTTGAACGCGGCCCGCTCGCCGCACATCCGGCCTTCTACCGTGCGGGTAAAGTCCAGCGGAAACAAGCGCGAAACAACCGGGCGCAGCAGCACGGTGGGCGGAGTTTGCGCCAGCCGCCGCTCGGTGATCTGCGCCATCATCAGCGCCAGCGCCCGCTCAGCCAGCGCCATCTGGCTCCGTGGCACCCAGCGGCGCGGCGACCACATCGCGATCGGCGGCTCTCCCGTCTGTCCATACACGAACTCTCCTGATACCAGCCCCAGGTCGACGGCGATCACCCGGTCAGCGCCGAGCATCTGCGCAACATCGACCGGCACATTGTTGAGCACGCCCCCGTCAACCAGCACCCGCGTGTCGCGAAGGACCGGCGGAAACAGGCCGGGAATGGCCGTCGAGGCCAGCACCGCATCGACGAGCGGGCCATCGCGCAAGATGACCTCCGTGCCGCGCCCAATATCCACCGCAACCAGCGCCAGCGGAAGCGTCGCGTCGGCGAAGGTGCGCCCGCCAAACGCCTCGCGCAGCAGCGCCTCGATCTTGCGCGTGCCGATAAAGCCGCCGTTGGTCGGATCACGATCCAGAATCCGGCGCATCGTCGCCCGCTGAAACCATTGCTCGATCTGGTAGGGCCGGTAGCCCACGGCATACAGCGCTCCCACCAGGCCGCCGATGCTCGTCCCGGCGATCACATCGATCGGAACATGCAGCGCTTCCAGCGCCGTCAATACACCGATATGCGCGGAGCCTTTACCTCCGCCGCCGCCGAGCGCCAGGCCAATCGATCGTGGTCGAGCATTCATAACGTTGTTCTCCCATGCCGCACGAGTGCAGAATCACGGCCATGTGCGGGAAACATTG
Above is a genomic segment from Herpetosiphonaceae bacterium containing:
- a CDS encoding glucose-1-phosphate thymidylyltransferase encodes the protein MKGLVLSGGKGTRLYPLTYTKAKQLIPVANKPVLFRVIEAIRNAGITEIGIVVGDTAAEVKEAVGRGGRWGVNITYIHQSAPAGLAHAVKESREFLGDDRFVMFLGDNCIEGGISSLIEQFGRSDWNCQIVLTHVNDPSQFGVAELDEEGRIIQLVEKPKEPKSDLALVGIYMFDSHIWEAIEHIKPSWRGELEITDAIQYLVDHNYRVFPYIHRGWWIDTGKKMDMLDANRLVLEEIEHKIEGFVDRDSQITGKVTVEKGAEVINSVIRGPAIIGEHTRIVNAYIGPFTAIYHHSNVEDSEIEHSIVLENSSIKSIPHRIEDSLIGRNVKIHRSPIKPKAYKLMLGDNSDVGIL
- a CDS encoding SH3 domain-containing protein — its product is MRSIPHRYLRHGFIALSIPAALLAGTVIPAAQQSSSTITPVAAAYAVQSSLGAFQGDAAVAAEATADEFVFTDTASALAAPVNTRYAPVAVDVANLRSGPGIKYNRIGKLTEGQTVRLLGRNGEWYKIETKNGTTGWLHGELVNVSSAAANSLMTVKASAVPAKARVGTTTDSNVNLRSGPSTGYKVVTQLPAGIKLEVLGQQDGWYRVATPKGTVGWITDDFFKLGQASVAPAKASSNGAILARVGENRVNLRKGPNTRFGSFGKMAEGTQIEVLARNGNWLKVRSPRGTVGWIAKDLVEITAGSIENVPITKDVPALPKPQVQPQTPAAPAAPSVAASGDAAGIAMRYVGARYVYGGASPRGFDCSGLTSYVYRQLGVNLPHKASMQFSTRYGQRVGFGDLAPGDLVFFANTAGPGITHVALYTGNGMMVSASTPRMGVQYVSIHSRYWRSHFAGAIRPYR
- a CDS encoding patatin-like phospholipase family protein; translated protein: MNARPRSIGLALGGGGGKGSAHIGVLTALEALHVPIDVIAGTSIGGLVGALYAVGYRPYQIEQWFQRATMRRILDRDPTNGGFIGTRKIEALLREAFGGRTFADATLPLALVAVDIGRGTEVILRDGPLVDAVLASTAIPGLFPPVLRDTRVLVDGGVLNNVPVDVAQMLGADRVIAVDLGLVSGEFVYGQTGEPPIAMWSPRRWVPRSQMALAERALALMMAQITERRLAQTPPTVLLRPVVSRLFPLDFTRTVEGRMCGERAAFKQRAALEAIRDWRLATEST